One Xenopus tropicalis strain Nigerian chromosome 8, UCB_Xtro_10.0, whole genome shotgun sequence genomic window carries:
- the LOC100495802 gene encoding myosin-4-like produces the protein MGDSDLACFGPAAQYLRKSEKERIEAQSKPFDAKNTVFVDDAKELYVKGMVTAREDGKVTVKTDAGNNVTVKDSQIYPQNPPKYDKIEDMAMMTHLNEASVLYNLKERYAAWMIYTYSGLFCVTVNPYKWLPVYNPEVVAGYRGKKRVEAPPHIFSISDNAYQAMLTDRENQSVLITGESGAGKTVNTKRVIQYFATIAAIGDSGKKKEPSNSLQGTLEDQIIQANPLLEAFGNAKTVRNDNSSRFGKFIRIHFGTTGKLSSADIETYLLEKSRVTFQLSAERSYHIFYQMMTNKKPEIIEMCLITTNPYDFPFISQGEIVVKSIDDQEELMATDSAIDILGFNQDEKVGIYKLTGAVMHHSNMKFKQKQREEQAEPDGTEDADKIAYLMGLNSADLLKALCYPRVKVGNEFVTKGQTVGQVNNAVGALCKSVYEKLFLWMVTRINQQLDTKQPRQFFIGVLDIAGFEIFDFNSLEQLCINFTNEKLQQFFNHHMFVLEQEEYKKEGIDWEFIDFGMDLAACIELIEKPMGIFSILEEECMFPKATDTSFKNKLYEQHLGKCKNFEKPKPGKGKAEAHFSLGHYAGTVDYNISGWLDKNKDPLNESVVQLYQKSSVKLLSFLYSSYAAADADAGGKGGKKKKGSSFQTVSALFRENLNKLMTNLRSTHPHFVRCLIPNESKTPGIMENHLIIHQLRCNGVLEGIRICRKGFPSRILYGDFKQRYKVLNASAIPDGQFIDSKKASEKLLGSIDVDHTQYKFGHTKVFFKAGLLGTLEEMRDEKLAQLITRTQALCRGFLMRVEFKQMMERRESIYTIQYNLRSFMNVKHWPWMKLYFKIKPLLKSAETEKEMQNMKEEFEKTKDALAKAEAKKKELEEKMVVLLQEKNDLSLQVQTESETLADSEERCEGLIKVKIQLESKIKEITERLEDEEESNAELTAKKRKLEDETSELKKDIDDLELTLAKVEKEKHATENKVKNLTEEMAVLDENISKLTKEKKALQEAHQQTLDDLQAEEDKVSSLTKAKTKLEQQVDDLEGSLEQEKKLRLDLERAKRKLEGDLKLSQETVMDLENDKQQTEEKLKKKDFEISQLQGKIEDEQTLGTQLQKKIKELQARIEELEEEIEAERAARAKIEKQRADLSRELEEISERLEEAGGATSAQIEMNKKREAEFQKVRRDLEEATLQHEATAGALRKKHADSVAELGEQIDNLQRVKQKLEKEKSELKMEIDDLASNLENVSKAKANLEKVNRVIEDQLSEVKSKGDEQQRLVNDLGAQRARFQTENGELSRQVEEKESLISQLSRGKQGFTQQIEELKRQLEEESKAKNALAHALQSARHDSDLLREQYEEEQEAKAELQRSLSKANGEVAQWRTKYETDAIQRTEELEEAKKKLAQRLQEAEEQVEAVNSKCASLDKTKQRLQSEVEDLMVDVERANSAAAALDKKQRNFDKVLSEWKQKYEEGQAELEAALKEARSQSTEIFKVKNAYEESLEHVETLKRENKNLQQEISDLTEQIGETGKSINELEKAKKQVEQEKSDLQAALEEAEGSLEHEEAKILRIQLELNQVKSEVDRKIAEKDEENEQLKRNSQRAIDTIQSTLDSEIRSRNDALRLKKKMEGDLNELEIQLSHANRQAGEAQKQLRNVQAQYKDAQLQLDDAVRGQDDLKEQVAVIERRNNLQQAEIEENRAALEQTERSRKIAEQELLDASERVQLLHSQNTSLIGSKKKLEADLSQLQNEVEEAVQEARNAEEKAKKAITDAALMAEELKKEQDTSAHLERMKKNLEQTVKDLQNRLDEAEQLAMKGGKKQLQKLESRVRELENELDNEQKRGVDAVKGVRKYERRVKELTYQTEEDRKNVLRLQDLVDKLQLKVKAYKRQAEESEEQATTHLSRFRKVQHELEEAEERADIAESQVNKLRAKSRDAGSKKESEE, from the exons ATGGGTGACTCTGACTTGGCCTGCTTTGGCCCAGCCGCACAATATCTCCGCAAAAGTGAGAAAGAAAGAATTGAAGCCCAGAGCAAGCCTTTTGATGCCAAGAACACAGTATTTGTAGATGATGCAAAAGAACTGTACGTGAAGGGTATGGTTACAGCTCGGGAAGATGGCAAGGTCACAGTGAAAACTGATGCTGGCAAT AACGTAACCGTGAAAGACAGCCAGATCTACCCCCAAAATCCCCCCAAGTATGACAAAATTGAAGACATGGCTATGATGACTCACCTGAATGAGGCCTCTGTGCTGTACAATCTCAAAGAGCGTTACGCAGCATGGATGATCTAT ACCTACTCTGGGCTTTTCTGCGTCACTGTGAACCCCTACAAGTGGCTGCCAGTGTACAACCCAGAGGTTGTTGCCGGCTACAGAGGAAAGAAGAGAGTGGAAGCCCCACCCCACATCTTCTCCATCTCTGATAATGCCTACCAGGCCATGTTAACAG ATCGTGAAAATCAGTCTGTCCTGATTAC TGGAGAATCTGGTGCAGGAAAGACTGTGAACACCAAGCGTGTCATCcagtactttgcaacaattgcaGCTATTGGAGATtctggaaagaaaaaggagccCAGCAACAGCTTGcag GGGACTCTGGAAGATCAAATCATCCAGGCCAACCCTCTACTGGAAGCCTTCGGTAATGCCAAGACTGTGAGAAATGACAACTCCTCACGTTTT GGTAAATTCATCAGAATCCACTTTGGTACCACAGGAAAACTGTCATCAGCTGATATTGAAacat ATCTGCTAGAAAAATCCAGAGTTACATTCCAGCTGTCAGCTGAGAGAAGCTATCACATCTTCTATCAGATGATGACAAACAAGAAACCGGAGATTATTG AAATGTGTCTGATCACAACCAACCCATATGATTTTCCATTCATCAGCCAGGGTGAGATCGTTGTCAAGAGTATTGATGATCAGGAGGAACTGATGGCCACAGAT agtgccattgacatCTTGGGTTTCAATCAAGATGAAAAGGTTGGTATCTACAAACTGACCGGAGCAGTCATGCACCACAGCAACATGAAATTCAAGCAAAAGCAAAGAGAGGAGCAGGCTGAGCCTGATGGCACAGAGG ATGCTGACAAAATTGCCTATTTGATGGGTCTGAACTCTGCTGATTTGCTCAAGGCATTGTGTTATCCAAGGGTCAAAGTCGGAAATGAATTTGTCACCAAGGGCCAGACTGTCGGACAG GTCAATAATGCTGTTGGTGCCCTCTGCAAATCTGTGTATGAGAAACTGTTCTTGTGGATGGTCACACGTATCAACCAACAGCTGGATACCAAACAACCAAGACAATTCTTCATTGGTGTCCTGGATATTGCTGGATTTGAAATTTTTGAT TTCAACAGCTTGGAGCAGCTCTGCATCAACTTCACTAATGAAAAACTGCAGCAGTTCTTCAACCACCACATGTTCGTTCTGGAACAGGAAGAATACAAAAAGGAAGGCATTGACTGGGAGTTTATTGACTTTGGTATGGATCTGGCTGCCTGCATTGAGCTTATTGAAAAG CCCATGGGTATCTTCTCCATCCTTGAAGAGGAGTGCATGTTCCCCAAGGCTACTGACACCTCCTTCAAGAACAAGCTCTATGAACAACATTTGGGCAAATGCAAGAACTTTGAAAAGCCCAAGCCTGGCAAAGGAAAGGCTGAAGCTCACTTCTCTCTGGGGCATTATGCTGGTACTGTGGATTACAACATCTCCGGCTGGCTTGATAAGAACAAGGATCCACTGAATGAGTCTGTTGTTCAACTATATCAGAAGTCTTCAGTTAAACTGCTGTCATTCCTCTACTCCAGCTATGCTGCAGCTGATG CCGATGCTGGTGGCAAGGGTGGAAAGAAGAAGAAGGGCTCCTCTTTCCAGACTGTATCTGCTCTCTTCAGG GAAAATTTAAACAAACTGATGACCAACTTGAGAAGCACCCACCCCCACTTTGTGCGTTGTCTGATTCCCAATGAGAGCAAGACTCCTG GTATCATGGAAAATCACCTGATCATTCACCAACTGAGATGTAACGGTGTGTTGGAGGGTATTAGAATCTGCAGAAAAGGATTCCCAAGCAGAATCCTCTATGGTGACTTCAAACAACG TTACAAGGTTTTGAATGCCAGTGCAATCCCAGATGGGCAGTTTATTGACAGCAAAAAAGCTTCTGAGAAGCTCCTGGGCTCAATTGACGTTGATCATACTCAGTATAAATTTGGACACACCAAG GTGTTCTTTAAAGCTGGTCTTTTGGGTACCCTAGAGGAAATGAGAGATGAAAAGCTGGCACAACTTATCACTCGTACACAAGCTCTGTGCAGAGGTTTTTTGATGAGAGTAGAGTTTAAGCAAATGATGGAAAGAAg GGAGTCCATCTATACCATCCAGTACAATCTCAGGTCATTCATGAATGTCAAACACTGGCCATGGATGAAATTGTACTTTAAGATTAAGCCTCTCCTGAAAAGTGCTGAGACTGAGAAGGAGATGCAAAACATGAAAGAAGAATTCGAGAAGACCAAGGATGCACTGGCCAAGGCAGAAGCAAAGAAGAAAGAACTAGAGGAGAAAATGGTTGTTTTGTTGCAGGAGAAGAATGATTTATCCCTGCAAGTTCAAACA GAAAGTGAAACCTTGGCTGACTCTGAGGAAAGATGTGAAGGCCTCATCAAAGTCAAAATTCAATTGGAATCTAAAATCAAGGAAATAACAGAAAGGCTTGAAGATGAGGAGGAAAGCAATGCAGAGTTGACAGCAAAGAAGAGAAAGTTGGAAGATGAAACCTCTGAGCTAAAGAAAGACATTGATGATCTTGAACTTACTTTGGCCAAAGTAGAAAAGGAGAAGCATGCCACagaaaacaaa GTCAAAAACCTTACTGAGGAAATGGCAGTTCTTGATGAGAACATCTCCAAACTCACCAAAGAGAAGAAGGCCCTTCAGGAGGCTCACCAACAAACACTTGATGACCTTCAAGCCGAAGAGGACAAAGTTAGCTCCTTGACAAAAGCCAAAACTAAGTTGGAACAACAAGTAGATGAT CTGGAAGGTTCCCTGGAACAAGAGAAGAAACTTCGTCTTGATCTTGAGAGAGCAAAGAGGAAACTGGAAGGAGATCTGAAATTGTCCCAAGAAACAGTCATGGATCTTGAAAATGACAAACAGCAAACTGAAGAAAAACTTAAAAA GAAAGACTTTGAAATCAGCCAGCTTCAAGGGAAAATAGAGGATGAACAAACTTTGGGTACTCAGCTACAGAAAAAAATCAAGGAGCTTCAG GCTCGCATTGAAGAACTTGAGGAGGAAATTGAGGCTGAACGTGCAGCTCGTGCAAAGATTGAGAAACAGAGGGCTGATCTTTCCAGGGAACTTGAGGAGATCAGTGAAAGGCTTGAAGAAGCCGGAGGTGCAACATCTGCACAGATTGAAATGAACAAGAAACGTGAAGCTGAGTTCCAGAAAGTGAGACGTGACCTGGAAGAGGCAACCCTTCAGCATGAAGCAACAGCTGGTGCACTGCGCAAGAAGCACGCCGACAGTGTAGCTGAGCTTGGGGAACAAATTGATAACCTGCAGCGTGTGAAACAAAAGCTGGAGAAAGAAAAGAGTGAGCTCAAGATGGAGATTGATGATCTTGCCAGCAACTTGGAAAATGTCTCCAAAGCCAAG GCCAACCTTGAAAAAGTAAACCGTGTGATTGAGGACCAGCTTAGTGAAGTGAAGTCCAAGGGTGATGAACAGCAACGCCTTGTTAATGACCTCGGTGCCCAGAGGGCTCGCTTCCAGACAGAGAATG GTGAGCTCTCCCGTCAAGTTGAGGAAAAGGAATCTCTGATCTCTCAGCTCTCCAGAGGAAAGCAGGGATTTACACAACAAATTGAAGAACTGAAGAGACAGCTTGAGGAGGAGTCAAAG GCTAAGAATGCCCTTGCTCATGCTCTGCAATCTGCCCGCCATGACTCTGACTTGCTCCGTGAGCAATATGAGGAGGAACAGGAAGCCAAGGCTGAACTCCAGCGCTCACTGTCCAAAGCCAATGGTGAGGTTGCCCAGTGGAGGACTAAATATGAAACTGACGCCATTCAGCGTACTGAGGAGCTGGAAGAAGCAAA GAAGAAGCTTGCTCAGCGTTTACAAGAAGCTGAGGAACAAGTTGAGGCTGTGAACTCCAAATGTGCTTCATTGGATAAGACTAAGCAGAGACTGCAGTCTGAAGTGGAGGACTTAATGGTTGATGTTGAGAGAGCAAACAGTGCAGCTGCAGCTCTTGATAAGAAGCAGAGGAACTTTGATAAG GTTCTGTCAGAATGGAAGCAGAAGTACGAGGAGGGACAAGCTGAATTGGAGGCAGCTCTGAAGGAAGCTCGTAGCCAGAGCACTGAGATCTTCAAGGTCAAGAACGCTTATGAGGAATCCCTTGAGCATGTTGAGACACTGAAACGTGAAAACAAGAACCTACAAc AGGAGATCTCCGATCTGACTGAGCAGATTGGCGAAACTGGAAAGTCAATTAATGAATTGGAGAAAGCCAAGAAGCAAGTGGAGCAGGAAAAGAGTGACCTTCAGGCTGCATTGGAAGAGGCCGAG gGTTCTCTGGAACATGAAGAGGCCAAGATCCTGCGCATCCAACTTGAGCTGAACCAGGTGAAATCTGAGGTGGACAGGAAAATTGCAGAGAAAGATGAGGAGAATGAACAGCTTAAGAGAAACAGCCAGAGAGCCATTGATACCATCCAGAGCACATTGGATTCTGAAATCAGGAGCAGAAATGATGCACTGAGACTAAAGAAGAAGATGGAAGGAGACTTGAATGAACTTGAGATCCAGCTCAGCCATGCCAACCGCCAAGCTGGCGAGGCACAGAAACAGCTCAGAAATGTGCAGGCTCAGTACAAG GATGCTCAGCTCCAGTTGGATGATGCAGTAAGAGGACAGGATGACCTAAAAGAACAAGTTGCTGTGATCGAGCGCAGAAATAACTTGCAGCAAGCTGAAATTGAAGAAAACAGGGCTGCTCTGGAACAAACTGAGAGATCTCGTAAGATTGCAGAACAAGAACTCTTAGACGCAAGTGAACGTGTTCAACTACTGCACTCACAG AACACAAGCCTCATTGGCAGCAAGAAGAAGCTTGAAGCTGACCTCTCACAGCTCCAGAATGAAGTTGAGGAAGCTGTGCAAGAAGCAAGAAATGCTGAGGAGAAGGCCAAGAAAGCAATTACAGAT GCTGCCTTGATGGCTGAGGAACTGAAGAAGGAACAGGACACCAGCGCCCACTTGGAGAGGATGAAGAAGAACCTTGAACAGACTGTGAAGGACCTGCAGAATCGTCTGGATGAAGCTGAACAGCTGGCTATGAAGGGAGGCAAGAAGCAGCTCCAGAAACTGGAAAGCAGG GTCAGAGAATTAGAGAATGAACTGGATAATGAACAAAAACGTGGTGTTGATGCTGTGAAAGGCGTTCGTAAATATGAAAGGCGGGTGAAGGAACTCACTTATCAG ACTGAGGAAGACAGAAAGAATGTTCTGAGACTTCAGGACTTGGTGGACAAACTCCAACTTAAGGTTAAAGCCTACAAGAGGCAGGCTGAGGAGTCT GAAGAACAAGCCACCACCCACCTGAGCCGCTTCAGAAAGGTGCAACATGAGCTTGAGGAGGCAGAGGAAAGGGCAGACATTGCAGAGTCTCAAGTCAATAAACTCAGGGCAAAGAGCCGTGATGCAGGAAGCAAG AAAGAATCTGAAGAGTGA